One window of the Terriglobales bacterium genome contains the following:
- a CDS encoding tetratricopeptide repeat protein, whose protein sequence is MAVGRAVAALLVLLLVCGATFAPAQTPKKSSSQKTARKRVQVADVSERILRAEAAIDKQDFPAAERLLLEEAASSPKDYRVWFDLGLVYTATDRRKEAIDAYRKAVDAQPEVAESNLNLGVLLAAEGNPEAAIFLHSAARLKQAPQSAEALAHAWMSLGRALEKDRPAEAVAAYREASLLRPRDPEPVISAAAALERQGDLPAAELEFRKALELDPKSSDALGGLINVYIRGQRLPEAEQTLRHYLNVDSGNATARLQLSRVLVAQGRTDDAAAELQQMLQAVPDDPAVQRELADLYLKAGRYSDAEGLYRALVQKQPNDAALRHALGVILRHEQKYAEAETELVRALSLKPDLAEAYGDLAVTANLNKNYALVLKVLDARVRYLPDTAATVFLRATAFDSLRDYKQAAENYRRFLAMAAGKYPEEEWKARHRLKAIEPQ, encoded by the coding sequence ATGGCCGTCGGTAGAGCCGTCGCTGCGTTGCTGGTGCTGCTTCTCGTTTGCGGCGCGACTTTCGCCCCCGCCCAAACGCCGAAGAAATCCAGCAGCCAGAAGACGGCGCGAAAGCGCGTGCAGGTGGCCGACGTCTCCGAGCGGATACTTCGAGCGGAAGCGGCCATCGACAAGCAGGACTTCCCTGCCGCCGAGCGCCTGCTGCTGGAGGAAGCCGCTAGCAGTCCGAAGGACTACCGGGTGTGGTTCGATCTCGGTTTGGTGTACACGGCCACCGATCGCCGCAAGGAGGCCATCGACGCCTACCGCAAGGCGGTCGACGCACAACCCGAGGTTGCCGAATCCAATCTCAACCTGGGCGTGTTGCTGGCTGCGGAAGGAAATCCGGAGGCCGCTATCTTCCTCCACTCCGCTGCCCGACTCAAGCAAGCTCCGCAATCAGCAGAAGCGCTGGCTCACGCCTGGATGTCCCTAGGCCGCGCTCTGGAGAAGGATCGACCTGCCGAAGCTGTGGCCGCCTATCGGGAGGCGTCCCTCTTGCGCCCCCGGGACCCGGAGCCGGTGATCTCTGCTGCGGCGGCTTTGGAGCGGCAGGGAGACCTGCCAGCTGCGGAACTCGAGTTCCGCAAAGCCTTGGAACTGGATCCCAAATCGAGTGACGCCCTCGGTGGCCTGATCAATGTGTACATCCGCGGCCAACGGTTGCCGGAAGCGGAGCAGACACTTCGGCACTATCTGAACGTGGATTCCGGCAACGCAACCGCTCGCCTGCAATTGAGTCGCGTCCTGGTCGCGCAGGGGCGCACGGATGATGCCGCGGCCGAGCTGCAACAGATGCTGCAGGCGGTGCCCGATGATCCCGCTGTGCAACGAGAACTGGCGGATCTGTACCTCAAGGCCGGCAGGTACTCGGACGCTGAGGGTCTGTACCGTGCGCTTGTCCAGAAGCAGCCCAACGATGCTGCGCTTCGCCATGCGCTGGGAGTCATCCTGCGGCACGAGCAAAAATATGCCGAAGCGGAGACCGAACTGGTCCGGGCCCTGAGTCTCAAGCCGGACCTTGCTGAGGCCTACGGAGACCTCGCTGTCACGGCCAACCTGAACAAGAACTATGCGTTGGTCCTGAAGGTGTTGGATGCGCGCGTCCGCTACCTCCCGGACACCGCCGCTACCGTGTTTCTGCGGGCCACGGCATTCGACAGCTTGCGCGACTATAAGCAGGCAGCGGAGAATTACCGGCGCTTCCTGGCCATGGCAGCCGGGAAGTATCCGGAGGAAGAGTGGAAGGCGCGTCATCGCCTGAAAGCGATCGAACCGCAGTAG
- a CDS encoding FtsX-like permease family protein — protein MTRRRMLLRLLLRAAWVRRERALTALAAFAVAAAASTTMLNLYSDADAKLRREFRSYGANIVIVPRSGSGLPPDALQRAEGVLGDQGLVVPFAYAVAKTSDGAPVVVAGTDLERARRMNTWWQVTAWPLTADDALLGVRAADALGTSHPFDLSFQGRHLRLHPAGTVRTGSSEDSRIYISLDRFSAWTEVGPSVLEVAANGTAQQVSDAVARLAVALPEADVRPLRRIVEAEAQVLGKTQSALLACVCLIILISALGVLATLTASVFDRRKDFALMKALGASQSTVNAIFAAESLLLGLLGALVGYLVGVGLAAWIGRASFHAAVEPRLGVLPVIVAGSLAMALLAALLPLSVLRSVQPAVMLKGE, from the coding sequence GTGACTCGCCGCCGCATGTTGCTCCGCCTGCTGCTGCGCGCCGCCTGGGTGCGCCGCGAGCGGGCGCTGACGGCGTTGGCTGCCTTTGCCGTAGCCGCCGCCGCCTCAACCACTATGCTGAATCTTTACTCCGACGCCGACGCCAAGCTGCGACGTGAATTCCGCAGCTACGGAGCGAACATCGTCATTGTGCCGCGCTCTGGCTCAGGCCTCCCGCCTGACGCCCTCCAGCGAGCCGAAGGCGTGCTCGGCGATCAGGGTCTGGTGGTGCCGTTTGCCTACGCGGTGGCCAAGACGTCCGACGGCGCACCCGTAGTGGTGGCCGGGACTGACCTCGAACGCGCGCGCCGGATGAACACCTGGTGGCAAGTGACCGCCTGGCCCTTAACTGCGGACGATGCCTTGCTTGGCGTGCGGGCAGCCGACGCCCTGGGTACGAGCCACCCGTTCGATCTTTCGTTCCAGGGACGGCACCTGCGCCTGCATCCGGCGGGTACGGTGCGCACCGGGTCCTCGGAAGACAGCCGCATCTACATTTCCCTGGATCGGTTCTCCGCTTGGACGGAAGTAGGGCCCTCTGTCCTCGAGGTGGCGGCGAACGGAACCGCGCAGCAGGTCTCCGACGCTGTGGCGAGGCTGGCGGTGGCGCTTCCGGAAGCCGACGTCCGGCCCCTGAGGCGCATCGTGGAAGCCGAAGCTCAAGTCCTGGGCAAGACGCAGTCAGCCTTGCTGGCCTGCGTGTGCCTGATCATTCTGATTTCGGCTCTGGGCGTCCTGGCAACGCTCACCGCCTCCGTCTTCGACCGGCGCAAGGACTTCGCCCTGATGAAGGCCCTGGGCGCATCGCAATCGACTGTGAACGCGATCTTCGCCGCGGAGTCGCTGTTGCTGGGGTTGCTCGGGGCCCTCGTCGGTTACCTGGTCGGCGTGGGCCTGGCGGCGTGGATCGGTCGTGCCAGCTTCCACGCTGCGGTGGAGCCGCGGCTGGGCGTCTTGCCCGTCATTGTGGCTGGATCCCTGGCTATGGCTTTGCTCGCTGCCCTACTGCCCCTGTCCGTTCTGCGCAGCGTACAGCCGGCCGTCATGCTGAAAGGTGAGTGA
- a CDS encoding Fe-S-containing protein, producing the protein MLQSFIVTLREGVEAALIVGIILAYLAKVGRLDLRRIVYAALGAAVLGSVAAAFVITRLRINQESFEGWVMLAAAFFVITVVVFMARAAHGLRQQIETRVGAFASRGSQIGLFFFVFLMVLREGVETVLILGAMYLNTDELAGLLGTIAGLALAVMFGVMFVKGSVRINLPKFFRVTSVILGFVAAQLLVSGLHELSESGVIPASKESMAVIGPIVRNDLFFFITILALAAMMVLFEARRRVPEAVPAESRAAQRKAAWNARRERLWMGSVYASAFIFIVLVTAQFIYARSTTSLSPAKPVEFVNGEIKVPLSEVYDGDLHRYAAEIDGATVRFLLYQKPDGTIATVLDACEICGPVGFTRGPHGIECKNCAAPIDPQSMGMPGGCNPIPLQARVTETEVVIARADLSTGVSHFQK; encoded by the coding sequence ATGCTGCAATCGTTCATTGTGACCCTGCGCGAGGGGGTGGAAGCCGCGCTTATTGTCGGCATCATCCTCGCCTATCTGGCCAAGGTCGGCCGCCTGGACCTGCGACGCATCGTGTACGCCGCCCTGGGTGCGGCCGTGCTGGGTAGCGTTGCCGCAGCTTTCGTCATTACCCGCCTGCGCATCAACCAAGAGTCCTTTGAAGGCTGGGTGATGCTGGCCGCCGCCTTCTTTGTCATCACGGTAGTGGTCTTCATGGCTCGGGCGGCCCACGGCCTGCGCCAGCAGATCGAGACCCGCGTCGGCGCATTCGCCAGCCGCGGTTCCCAGATTGGCCTTTTCTTTTTCGTGTTCCTCATGGTGTTGCGCGAAGGCGTGGAGACCGTACTGATCCTCGGCGCCATGTACCTCAACACCGACGAACTGGCAGGCTTGTTGGGTACAATCGCGGGGCTTGCGCTCGCCGTCATGTTTGGCGTGATGTTCGTCAAGGGCAGCGTGCGCATCAATCTGCCCAAGTTTTTCCGCGTAACCAGCGTCATCCTGGGCTTCGTCGCCGCGCAGTTGCTCGTCTCCGGCCTGCATGAGCTCTCCGAAAGCGGTGTGATTCCGGCGTCGAAGGAATCCATGGCCGTGATCGGCCCCATCGTGCGCAACGACCTGTTTTTCTTCATCACCATTCTGGCGCTGGCGGCCATGATGGTGCTGTTTGAAGCCCGGCGTCGCGTCCCTGAAGCCGTACCCGCCGAATCCCGCGCAGCCCAGCGCAAGGCAGCCTGGAATGCCCGCCGCGAACGACTCTGGATGGGCTCCGTCTATGCCAGTGCGTTCATTTTCATCGTGCTGGTGACGGCGCAGTTCATTTATGCCCGCAGCACGACGTCCCTTTCTCCAGCAAAGCCTGTGGAGTTCGTGAATGGCGAGATTAAGGTTCCGCTTTCCGAGGTCTACGATGGCGACCTGCACCGTTATGCGGCGGAGATCGACGGCGCGACCGTTCGCTTTCTCCTGTATCAGAAGCCGGATGGAACAATCGCAACTGTGTTGGACGCTTGTGAGATCTGCGGACCGGTGGGATTCACGCGCGGCCCCCATGGCATCGAATGCAAGAACTGTGCCGCTCCCATTGATCCACAATCGATGGGCATGCCCGGCGGATGCAACCCCATCCCCTTGCAGGCCCGGGTCACGGAAACGGAGGTGGTGATCGCCCGTGCCGATCTTTCCACGGGTGTGAGCCATTTCCAGAAATAG
- the ileS gene encoding isoleucine--tRNA ligase, which translates to MAAPFDLKSTLNLMKTDFSMKANLPQKEPQMLRRWQEMRLYDRIRQARKGAPIYVLHDGPPYANGPIHLGTALNKTLKDFVVKTRNMAGLDAPYVPGWDCHGLPIEIKVDNDLGGRKLQMSPLEVRAACREYAQKYLDLQRTQFQRIGVVGRFDRPYSTMSPEYESVVLRTFFDFLERGAVYRGLRPVYWCLHDKTALAEAEVEYENRTDPSIWVKYALTSDPARLDPALAGKKVSTIIWTTTPWTIPASMAVAFHPYLKYAAIQSAGEVYIVADVLAAATIETCALKDAKVLARFDGVKLEHATFAHPFLDRIVLGVLAEYVTTDQGTGAVHTAPSHGADDFYTGQKYKLDQTCNVDAAGILRNGLPEYDGKTVFEANPHIVELLRSKGALMASEKLEHSYPHCWRCHNPVIFRATEQWFISMEADLEGRTLRQRALDEIKKVKWDPAWGEERISNMVAMRPDWCISRQRVWGVPIAVFFCEDCQQLLRSADVDRAVVDLVAREGVDAWCRYPAADILPKGTVCPGCQGTSFRKETDIIDVWFESGCSHAAVLGREEGLPWPADLYVEAGDQHRGWFHSSLLCAVGTRLRAPYRGVATHGWTLDPQGRAMSKSLGNVVDPVDIADRLGGEIVRLWVASVDFREDVRGSEELMQRVAESYRKIRNTFRFVLGNLNGFDPARHAVPFPEMEAIDRYLLLRTADLAESVRRWYDEMVFHRAYHQMHDFCIVDLSAFYFDVLKDRLYTFAPDSKARRSAQTAVWRIGEALVRLLAPLMSFTADEVWQYLPPVEGRPESVHLALFPATRDVTGMESATGFDGFRADWETLLNVRQEVLKALESARNAKTIGSSLEAHVQLSAPESVYPVLERYRGDLRSLFITSGVTLVPAVAENGAAPLTVEVRRADGHKCERCWNYSTEVGGNSDFPTLCERCIPAVEEILRSAGRSR; encoded by the coding sequence ATGGCCGCGCCTTTCGACCTGAAGTCCACGCTCAATCTGATGAAAACGGACTTCTCCATGAAGGCCAACCTGCCTCAGAAGGAGCCGCAAATGCTCCGGCGGTGGCAGGAGATGCGGCTCTACGACCGCATCCGCCAGGCCCGCAAGGGTGCGCCCATCTACGTGCTGCACGACGGCCCTCCCTATGCCAACGGGCCCATTCACCTGGGCACCGCCCTGAACAAGACCTTGAAGGATTTTGTGGTCAAGACGCGCAATATGGCGGGTCTCGATGCTCCCTACGTACCCGGCTGGGATTGCCACGGTCTACCCATTGAGATCAAGGTGGATAACGACCTCGGCGGCCGCAAGCTGCAGATGTCTCCTCTCGAGGTCCGCGCCGCCTGTCGCGAGTATGCACAAAAGTACCTGGACCTTCAGCGTACCCAGTTTCAGCGCATCGGAGTGGTTGGCCGCTTTGACCGGCCCTACTCCACCATGTCGCCGGAATATGAGTCGGTGGTCCTGCGCACGTTTTTCGATTTTCTCGAGCGCGGCGCCGTCTACCGCGGATTGCGCCCCGTCTACTGGTGCCTGCACGACAAGACGGCGCTGGCGGAGGCCGAGGTCGAGTACGAAAACCGCACCGACCCAAGCATCTGGGTGAAGTACGCACTCACCAGTGATCCGGCGCGGCTGGATCCGGCCCTGGCCGGCAAGAAGGTCTCCACCATCATCTGGACCACTACGCCCTGGACGATCCCCGCCTCCATGGCCGTGGCCTTTCACCCGTATCTGAAGTACGCCGCCATCCAGTCCGCGGGCGAGGTCTACATCGTTGCCGACGTCCTTGCGGCAGCCACCATCGAGACGTGCGCTCTCAAGGACGCCAAAGTTCTCGCGCGCTTCGATGGAGTGAAGCTGGAACACGCGACCTTCGCGCATCCCTTCCTGGATCGCATCGTGCTGGGAGTGCTGGCCGAATACGTGACGACCGATCAAGGCACGGGCGCCGTGCACACTGCGCCCTCTCACGGCGCAGACGATTTCTACACCGGGCAGAAGTACAAACTGGACCAGACCTGCAACGTGGATGCCGCCGGCATTCTGCGCAACGGTCTGCCCGAGTACGACGGCAAGACCGTCTTCGAGGCCAACCCACACATCGTCGAACTCCTGCGCAGCAAGGGCGCGCTGATGGCCTCCGAAAAGCTGGAGCACTCCTATCCGCACTGCTGGCGCTGTCACAACCCGGTCATTTTCCGGGCCACCGAGCAGTGGTTCATTTCCATGGAAGCCGACCTCGAGGGCCGCACGCTGCGCCAGCGCGCGCTCGATGAGATCAAGAAGGTCAAGTGGGACCCGGCCTGGGGCGAAGAGCGCATCTCCAACATGGTGGCCATGCGGCCCGACTGGTGCATCTCCCGGCAACGGGTCTGGGGTGTGCCCATCGCTGTGTTCTTCTGCGAAGACTGTCAGCAACTGCTGCGTTCAGCGGATGTAGACCGGGCGGTCGTGGATCTCGTGGCGCGCGAAGGCGTGGACGCCTGGTGTCGCTATCCCGCCGCCGACATCCTGCCCAAGGGTACTGTGTGTCCGGGCTGCCAGGGGACAAGCTTCCGCAAGGAGACCGACATCATCGACGTATGGTTTGAATCCGGGTGCAGCCACGCGGCCGTCCTCGGCCGCGAGGAGGGCCTGCCCTGGCCGGCCGACCTCTACGTCGAAGCCGGCGACCAGCACCGCGGATGGTTCCATTCCTCGTTGCTGTGCGCCGTCGGCACACGATTGCGTGCTCCGTATCGGGGCGTCGCCACGCACGGGTGGACGCTCGACCCGCAGGGCCGCGCCATGTCCAAGTCCCTGGGCAACGTCGTCGACCCTGTGGACATCGCCGACCGTCTGGGCGGCGAGATCGTGCGCCTGTGGGTGGCCTCGGTGGACTTCCGCGAGGACGTGCGCGGCTCCGAAGAGCTCATGCAGCGCGTGGCCGAGAGCTACCGCAAAATCCGTAACACGTTTCGCTTCGTCCTGGGGAATCTGAATGGCTTCGACCCTGCTCGCCACGCCGTTCCTTTCCCCGAAATGGAGGCCATCGACCGCTACTTGCTGCTGCGCACCGCCGATCTCGCCGAGAGTGTGCGCCGCTGGTACGACGAAATGGTCTTCCACCGCGCCTATCACCAGATGCATGATTTCTGCATCGTGGACCTCAGCGCCTTCTACTTCGACGTGCTGAAAGACCGCCTCTACACCTTCGCCCCGGACTCCAAAGCCCGGCGTTCCGCGCAGACCGCCGTATGGCGCATCGGAGAAGCCCTGGTCCGCCTGCTTGCGCCTCTGATGAGCTTCACCGCGGACGAGGTCTGGCAATATCTGCCCCCGGTGGAGGGCCGGCCCGAAAGCGTGCACCTCGCGCTCTTCCCTGCCACCAGGGACGTCACCGGCATGGAGTCCGCCACCGGATTCGACGGCTTCCGCGCCGATTGGGAGACGCTGCTGAACGTGCGCCAGGAGGTGCTCAAGGCTCTGGAGAGCGCGCGCAATGCCAAGACCATCGGCAGCAGCCTGGAGGCGCACGTACAACTGTCCGCTCCGGAGAGTGTCTATCCTGTCTTGGAGCGCTATCGCGGCGACCTCCGCTCTCTGTTCATCACTTCCGGGGTTACGCTGGTTCCCGCGGTCGCCGAGAACGGCGCCGCCCCACTCACCGTCGAAGTCCGCCGCGCTGACGGACACAAGTGCGAGCGTTGCTGGAACTACTCTACCGAGGTCGGCGGCAATTCGGACTTCCCCACCCTGTGCGAGCGTTGCATCCCGGCGGTGGAGGAGATCCTGCGCTCCGCTGGAAGAAGCAGGTGA
- a CDS encoding energy transducer TonB yields the protein MNEAAGSRGSNLGASRHLNTLLAELREPWWQSLGRNLDDLLFPRKLPPLELTSRPVQVAWLEIDQPWWRSLAGGLRDLFIAEKQAPLELTSRPVAVKSLADIERPWWQSLGGNLRDLLFPERLPPLELTAKPVPVKEIWGDYNYRSRGVAGTVVVHVAMLALLGAISFVGARAVKQAQPHATVSLVSPDVSVYLPLSAKAHDTIGGGGGGGDRDKLQAPKGKLPRSAMEQFAPPAVVVRNENPKLPMEPTVVVPPEVPLPNVNLPNYGDPLSKVAGTLSNGTGSGGGIGAGSGGGIGSGDGPGFGPGSGGGTGGGVFTVGGGVSAPRPLYTPDPEYSEEARKAKHQGTVVLWLVVGPDGRAHDVRIKRSLGLGLDERAIAAVSQWKFEPARKNGVPVAVRINVEVDFKLY from the coding sequence GTGAATGAGGCAGCGGGATCTCGAGGAAGCAACCTGGGCGCCAGCAGACATCTGAACACGCTCCTGGCCGAGCTGCGCGAGCCCTGGTGGCAGAGCCTGGGTCGCAACCTCGACGATCTGTTGTTCCCCCGCAAGCTTCCTCCGCTCGAGCTGACGTCACGGCCGGTACAGGTTGCATGGCTGGAGATCGACCAGCCCTGGTGGCGTTCCCTGGCAGGGGGGCTGCGGGACCTGTTCATTGCCGAAAAACAGGCGCCGCTGGAGCTCACGTCGCGGCCGGTGGCGGTTAAGTCGCTGGCCGACATCGAGCGTCCCTGGTGGCAATCGCTGGGCGGGAACCTGCGCGACCTGCTGTTTCCCGAAAGGCTTCCCCCGCTGGAGCTGACGGCCAAGCCGGTCCCAGTCAAGGAAATCTGGGGCGACTACAACTATCGGAGCCGGGGCGTGGCCGGCACGGTCGTGGTGCATGTGGCGATGCTGGCGTTACTCGGAGCCATTTCCTTCGTTGGAGCAAGGGCGGTGAAGCAAGCACAGCCGCACGCAACCGTGTCGCTGGTGTCGCCGGACGTTTCCGTTTACTTGCCGCTCTCAGCCAAAGCTCATGACACCATCGGGGGTGGCGGAGGGGGCGGGGACCGCGACAAGCTGCAGGCGCCCAAGGGCAAGCTGCCCAGGTCCGCCATGGAGCAGTTCGCGCCGCCGGCGGTGGTCGTCCGGAATGAAAATCCGAAGCTGCCCATGGAGCCAACGGTGGTGGTTCCACCGGAAGTTCCGCTGCCCAACGTGAACCTGCCGAACTATGGCGATCCGCTGAGCAAAGTCGCGGGGACGCTCTCGAACGGAACCGGGTCGGGCGGCGGCATCGGCGCCGGGTCGGGCGGTGGCATCGGCTCGGGTGACGGGCCGGGGTTCGGCCCCGGCAGCGGCGGCGGAACCGGTGGCGGCGTGTTTACGGTGGGTGGAGGGGTTTCCGCTCCGCGTCCGCTCTATACGCCCGACCCCGAGTACTCCGAGGAAGCACGGAAGGCCAAGCATCAGGGCACGGTGGTGCTGTGGCTGGTGGTCGGGCCGGATGGACGCGCGCACGACGTGCGCATCAAGCGCAGCCTGGGACTGGGCCTCGACGAACGCGCGATTGCGGCTGTGAGCCAGTGGAAGTTCGAACCCGCGCGGAAGAACGGCGTGCCCGTCGCGGTACGCATCAATGTGGAAGTAGATTTCAAGCTCTACTAG
- the lspA gene encoding signal peptidase II has product MQSAHVMRRYLLLAALGVFLLDQATKWLILRNIPLHESVPVIPGLFQLTHVQNRGAAFGLFSDSPSQWATSTLILFSLIALAVVWRLLWKNSHALTATGIALALVLGGALGNLWDRLVDGHVVDYLDVYVGTYHWPAFNVADSAIVIGAVILVGHILFSKGHIEGKPVAGRS; this is encoded by the coding sequence ATGCAGTCAGCCCACGTCATGCGCCGCTACCTTCTGCTTGCAGCCTTGGGTGTGTTCTTGTTGGACCAGGCCACCAAGTGGTTGATTTTGCGCAACATTCCGTTGCACGAAAGCGTCCCGGTCATTCCGGGACTGTTCCAACTCACCCATGTCCAGAATCGTGGCGCGGCCTTCGGCCTGTTTTCTGACTCCCCTTCGCAATGGGCTACCTCCACCCTGATTCTCTTCTCGCTCATCGCCCTGGCAGTGGTCTGGCGCCTGTTGTGGAAGAACAGCCACGCGCTCACGGCCACCGGCATCGCTCTGGCGCTAGTGTTGGGCGGCGCTCTGGGCAACCTCTGGGACCGGCTTGTGGACGGCCACGTAGTGGACTACCTCGACGTTTACGTCGGCACCTATCACTGGCCGGCCTTCAACGTCGCCGATTCCGCCATCGTCATCGGCGCGGTGATTCTCGTCGGTCACATCCTGTTCTCCAAAGGCCACATCGAGGGAAAGCCCGTCGCCGGCCGCTCCTAA
- a CDS encoding ABC transporter permease, which produces MFARLLYESFRRQRRRKLLAGLSVTLGVAVMTAMIAVATAVGDKINRELRQYGANLVVYPHEDTLDVDVGGVNLKPASEGAYLSEADLPKIKGIFWRHNVLGFAPFLPVTARLETAAGAREVELLGTYFSKTLTYGKDQFTTGVRTTHPWWSVRGFWPADDSQDVLVGERLAAALRVNAGSTVRLDGRDVRVAGLLSTGDAQEDTVVAPLALAQQIARRPGAVRRVFVSALTSPEDAFARRDPASMTPADRDRWYCTPYALSIAYQLREVIGQSDAEPIRQVAQNEGKVLERIRSLMLLVALAALVASALAVFAAMATALLERRREVGLMRALGARSASVAALFIAEACLLALIGGTAGFLLGMALARQIGVAVFASQISMQPLLFPAVLLLAVLITLAGSAAAIRRALRFDPAVVLRGDL; this is translated from the coding sequence ATGTTCGCCCGCCTCCTGTACGAGTCGTTCCGCCGTCAGCGCAGGCGCAAGCTGCTGGCCGGCCTCTCCGTGACGCTGGGCGTGGCCGTGATGACCGCCATGATTGCCGTGGCCACCGCGGTAGGTGACAAGATCAATCGCGAGCTTCGCCAGTACGGCGCAAACCTGGTCGTGTATCCGCACGAGGACACGCTGGATGTCGATGTCGGCGGCGTCAACCTCAAGCCTGCGAGCGAAGGCGCTTATCTTAGTGAAGCCGACCTGCCCAAGATCAAAGGCATCTTCTGGCGACACAACGTCCTCGGATTTGCGCCCTTCCTGCCAGTCACGGCGCGCCTGGAGACGGCTGCAGGAGCGCGCGAGGTGGAGCTGCTCGGCACCTATTTTTCCAAGACCCTTACCTACGGCAAGGACCAGTTCACGACCGGAGTGCGAACCACGCACCCCTGGTGGAGTGTGCGCGGCTTTTGGCCGGCAGATGACTCTCAGGACGTCCTTGTCGGCGAGCGGCTGGCCGCTGCTCTCCGGGTGAATGCGGGCTCGACGGTTCGCCTCGACGGCCGCGACGTGCGCGTAGCCGGACTTCTCTCCACCGGCGACGCCCAGGAAGACACGGTGGTGGCGCCGTTGGCTCTGGCGCAGCAGATAGCCCGGCGTCCCGGCGCCGTGCGGCGCGTGTTTGTGAGCGCCCTTACCAGCCCGGAGGACGCGTTTGCCCGCCGCGACCCTGCCAGCATGACGCCCGCCGACCGCGACCGGTGGTATTGCACGCCCTATGCCCTCTCCATCGCGTATCAACTGCGCGAAGTGATCGGCCAGTCCGATGCCGAGCCCATCCGACAGGTGGCGCAGAACGAAGGCAAGGTCCTCGAGCGGATCAGAAGCCTCATGCTGCTGGTCGCGCTGGCGGCGCTCGTGGCTTCCGCACTGGCCGTCTTCGCGGCTATGGCCACCGCACTGCTGGAGCGGCGGCGCGAAGTCGGATTGATGCGCGCCCTGGGCGCACGCAGCGCCTCTGTGGCTGCTCTCTTCATTGCGGAAGCTTGCCTGCTTGCCCTGATCGGCGGGACAGCGGGTTTCCTGCTGGGCATGGCGCTGGCCAGGCAGATCGGTGTGGCGGTGTTCGCTTCGCAGATCTCGATGCAACCGCTGCTCTTCCCTGCCGTCCTCCTCCTGGCCGTCTTGATTACCTTGGCGGGCAGCGCTGCTGCCATCCGCCGGGCGCTGCGTTTCGACCCTGCCGTGGTCTTGCGAGGCGATCTGTGA
- a CDS encoding ATP-binding cassette domain-containing protein, whose protein sequence is MGIELKHVSRTYVARSDSSAGKIRALDDVTLSVSSGEWLAVMGPSGSGKSTLVNLIGCLDRPDSGTVEVEGQNIVELSGSALDRFRAETIGFVFQQYHLIPYLTALENVMLAQYFHSMTDEQEALEALERVGLADRARHLPAQLSGGEQQRVCIARALINDPKIILADEPTGNLDAVNEEIVMGLLRDLHRQGRTLVMVTHDPVVARMADRRLELHHGRIATQELYTMADEELFDEILEEMWVLEENDELAELGRIQLSGPLPIGLAVERMAQAGLLAAHAHPSEPHEHRAALDRCHVAIHPADSVPQHGSAVIQFTERGRQRAQDIIRRHRLAERLFTETLHLEDETQIEQQACKFEHILSPQATEKICGFLGHPRTCPHGSPIPYGACCPR, encoded by the coding sequence ATGGGGATCGAGCTCAAACACGTCAGCCGCACGTACGTCGCGCGCAGCGATTCCAGCGCCGGCAAGATTCGTGCCCTCGATGACGTCACTCTCTCCGTGAGCTCCGGCGAGTGGCTGGCGGTCATGGGTCCCTCCGGTTCGGGCAAGTCCACTCTGGTGAATCTGATCGGCTGCCTCGACCGGCCCGATAGCGGCACCGTCGAAGTGGAGGGCCAGAACATCGTGGAACTCTCCGGGTCCGCGCTGGACCGCTTCCGGGCGGAGACCATCGGCTTCGTCTTCCAGCAGTACCACCTGATTCCCTACTTGACCGCGCTGGAGAACGTCATGCTTGCCCAGTACTTTCACAGCATGACCGACGAGCAGGAAGCTCTGGAGGCGCTGGAACGGGTGGGGCTGGCCGACCGCGCCCGGCATCTGCCCGCTCAACTTTCCGGCGGCGAGCAGCAGCGGGTGTGCATCGCGCGCGCCCTTATCAATGACCCCAAGATCATCCTGGCCGACGAACCCACGGGTAATCTCGACGCCGTTAACGAGGAGATCGTCATGGGCCTGCTGCGCGACTTGCACCGCCAGGGCCGTACCCTGGTCATGGTCACGCACGATCCCGTCGTCGCCCGAATGGCGGACCGGCGTCTCGAACTCCATCACGGCCGCATCGCTACCCAGGAGCTCTACACCATGGCCGACGAGGAACTGTTCGACGAGATCCTGGAGGAGATGTGGGTGCTGGAGGAGAACGACGAGCTTGCAGAGTTGGGCCGCATCCAACTCTCGGGTCCCCTGCCCATCGGCCTCGCCGTCGAGCGCATGGCGCAAGCCGGGCTGCTGGCCGCGCACGCGCATCCCTCGGAGCCTCATGAGCACCGGGCCGCCCTTGACCGCTGCCACGTCGCCATCCATCCCGCCGATTCCGTTCCCCAACACGGCAGCGCCGTCATTCAGTTCACCGAACGTGGCCGGCAGCGCGCCCAGGACATCATCCGCCGGCATCGTCTCGCCGAGCGCCTGTTCACAGAAACCCTGCATCTGGAAGACGAAACCCAGATCGAGCAGCAGGCGTGCAAGTTCGAGCACATCCTCTCGCCCCAGGCCACGGAGAAGATTTGCGGATTCCTGGGGCACCCGCGCACCTGCCCGCACGGCAGCCCGATTCCTTACGGGGCATGCTGCCCCCGCTAG